The DNA window AGCATCGCTGTTGTAACACCATAATCACGTGCGGTATTGTAAATTATCTCGGGGTGCTCGATATTTAAGTCAATAAACTTCTGTGCTTGTTGAATCGTAATTCCAAAGCTATTTAAATATGGCTCAGCTGGAATGAATGATTTTACTGACATGAAATATCTCCTTTTAGACCCAAATTATCGGCGGTCGACTTGCTGCCAAATGTCATTTATTCTCATCTTTGAAGCTAGTTCATTGAATACTTACAAGCATGCACAAAATAATACCGCGTGATTATATGTTGGATGGGGTAATTTATGAACAAGGATTTGTGTAATGGATTCTACTCCGATTTTACGGACACTTCAGAAGAGCCTGATTGTAGGCAAGTGGAGTGTTTATATTGAAGAGAAGAAATTATATTCCAGAGTTCAAGCAAGGAGCTGTTGAACAGGTTCGTCAGCGCCCAGATGGCGCGGAAGTTGGGTATCGAGGCGAATTTACTGACACGTTGGAAACGCGAAGCTGATGCTGCAGGCCAGCAAACCTTTGGTGGCACAGGCACCCCGAGAGACGAGCAAGTAGCTCGTCTCAAGCGCGAGTTGGCACGTGAGAAGAAGGAACGGGATTTTTCACGCGAAGCAGCAACATTCTTTTGTCCTTTGAGCAGTGGTATTCAAGGCTGGTCCCGGAGAAAAAACGAGAGCAACATGGTAAACCGGCTCTACTGCCACTTGATGATCAGAGTCTTCTGGAGCGCGATTTCAACGCACTGGAACCTGAAGTCAAATTGGTTACCGATTCAATGCATCACAGGCAGGATCATCAAATGGTAATTGGCGAAGTTGAAATGACAATCTAACAGCGCAGGGAGACTGATCTATGATTTTGCACTCAGATCGTAGCAGCCAGTTTCGCAGTGATGATTGCCAGCATTTCCTGAAACGGAATATGCTCGTTTATTCTATGAATGCTGTTGGACACTATGACGACAATATAGCCTGTGAGAGGTTCTTCAGAATGCTCAAACGGGAACATGTGTCAACCGAAGAAAATACCGGATGCTGGTTATAAGTCAAAGCGGATATATTTAACTTCATTGAGCGCTTTCACAATCCTCGTATGCGTCGGAGAGTGGCTCAGCGTAACTTAGAGTTTTCAATTTTTTTAAAACTATCCGTGAAAATAGGGTAGAGTCCCACTAACTTCTACAATACTGTGATGTGTGATGCCACTCCTAATGAAATACTCTTCACTTATCTCATCAACCACTCCGAAAAAAATGCCAGAAATTCTTATAGCTCTAAATTAAATCCCGAATTGTTCGTTTCTAAAAAAGGTATAGGATTATTCTGATAGTTTTTTCCTATACTTTGAAAAGTTCATCCTATATAAATGGAGCAAGTTATATGAAAAATAGATTCAAGTATTCAGCGGCAATAATGTTGTTTGTGTTGTGCAGCAGTGCAAATGCCAGTTTGATTACGATTGAAACTGGTTTCTCCGCTGCGGGCGCGCAAGTCGATGCTTTAGCGTATCAAGCCTTAGTGGATAGCGCCGTTGCCACTCCATCGTTTGGTTACGGCAGCACAACCATTCCTGTGTACGACAACATATCCAATCATAGTTTATTTCCAAGCGGTTCATTTACTGACATTGCTTTCAAATCAACTGTCGATTTTTATGTGTCCCCAGCAAACGCTGGCGCTTGGCAAATTCGTGCAGGTGTTGATTTCGGCCACGGTGGTGCCATTTTTGTCGACGGCGTGGCGTACGATTTTAAGACAAACGACATGTGGTGGGCTGGCAGCTACAGCGATTCATCGCAATATCTGAGCATCAATTCATTAACGCTTGCTGCCGGCCACCATACGCTCAACCTATATGGACTTGAAGGTTGTTGCGATGGCTTCCAGCAAGCGCAATTCAGGATTGGCGGTAGTGGTGATTTCGCAACATTCAGCGCAAATGATACTTTATCTCCCATTCCGGAACCCGAAACGCATGCCATGCTGTTAGTTGGACTGGGATTGCTGTTTTTCTCGGTTCGCCGGAAAAAATAAGGTTTTAACTTACCTCAAGAAACTTTAGAAGCCCGTCTTATGACGGGTTTTTTCTTGCTCTCGGTACTGTTAACAAAGAGCCGGAGCCGGATCGAAATCGGCAGTAAGGTGCAATGCGTTTTTCTGATTGCACCTAATCGATTAATGTGCCTCCTTGCAGTCGGCACATCCTACTGGGTTGCACTAGGAACCTTCTAGGGAAAGTATTTGAATATTTCCTCCGCGCATGCCCGAGATCGCGATGTTCTTGATATTCCGTTTCTTGATCTTGACGATGATCCCCGTGTAGTTGTGGAACAAGAAGAGGTACCGATCATTCTTGCTGTAGATGATACATTCACCGCCACCGAATGACTCAGAGTATCGGTTCTGAATCAGATCCGCGAAAGGGTTTGTACCGTGACGTAGCGTGTAGTCGGCTGTTAGTGATGCCATCACTTGCTTGTTGACGTAGTTGATGATCATCACCTGTGAATCTTCGTCAAAGAGCTTCCCTCTCTTGCGGAAGTACTGCCCTCGACCAAGGTACGAAATGTACTCCAGAAGTTCCTGGGCGAAGATCGGGACATTTGCCTCGACCTCGTGAGCGGTCTCCCTCACCTCCACCGCCATTTGAATGAAGCGCTGAGATCTACCGTCGTCACTGGTGATTGCGGCAATAAGAGCGTCTGAAGCGAGCTTTGGGTCGTCCGCTTGTGCTTTTGCGACTACACCCAATACATAGTCGATATGGCCTTTGCGACTGTTGCACCTTCTGCACGCGAAAAAGTCTCCATCACGCTTTGTGCGGGGCTGTGTCAGTACTGTGTTGGGAATCAGGTGTTCGACGGATCGACTATCCGGTTGATTCACCGCATCGCGAAGTTTCGTACAACAGTATGGGCAAAGCGAATTGTGTAGCACTGCGCAACCTAACGAGAATTAGACATCCGAAATGATGCAATGAAATGCGTCAATTTGATTTTTAATATAGCATACTGCACCGGCTTTATAAGCCGGTGGAAAAAGCCATTCTCAATCGATCACCCCAACTTCTGCATCAATTCCTTAATCCGCATTACCCGCTTATTCACATCCTCAATTTTTACCAAAATTTTCAATCGATCTTGTCCGGAGAGTGAGTATTCGCGGCTGCTTTGGATCAGTTGGATGATTTTTAGCGGGTCGATCGGCGGGTTGGGGATGAATTGCACTTGGATGCTGTCGGCGCTGGCGTCGATGCGGGTGATGCCGAGCGGTTTGGCGATGATGCGCAGGCGGTGACAGTCGAGCAGGGCGCGCGCCGGGTTGGGGAGCAGGCCGAAGCGGTCGATCAGTTCGCGTTGCATGTCGTCGAGCTGGTCGTTGTCGGTGCAGTTGGCCATGCGTTTGTACAGCACCAGGCGTTCGTGGATGTCGTGGCAGTAATCTTCCGGCAGCAGCGCGGGCACGTGCAGGTTGATTTCGGTGGCGACGCCGAGCGGGTGCTGCATGTCGGGTTCCTTGTCTTGCTTGAGCGACTGGATCGCGGTATCCAGCATCGAGCTGTACAGGCTGAAGCCGATTTCCTGCATTTCACCGCTTTGCGATTCGGAAAGCACTGCACCGGCACCGCGGATTTCCAGGTCGTGCATCGCCAAGTAAAAGCCGGAGCCGAGTTCTTCCATCGCTTGAATCGCTTCCAGGCGTTTCTTGGCTTGTCCGCCGAGCGCTTCTTCCGGCGGCGTGAGCAGATACGCATAAGCCTGATGGTGCGAACGTCCGACCCGGCCGCGCAATTGGTGCAATTGCGCCAGGCCGAATTTGTGCGCGTTATTGATGATGATGGTGTTGGCGCTGGGGATGTCGATGCCGGTTTCGATGATGGTGGTGCACAGCAGAATGTTGAAGCGCTGCTGGTAAAAGTCGCGCATGACGTGTTCCAGTTCGCGTTCCGGCATTTGCCCGTGGGCGACGTTGATGCGCGCTTCCGGCAGCAGTCCGGTGAGTTTCTCGTACATCAATTGGATGCTACTGACTTCGTTGTGCAGGAAATAAATTTGCCCGCCGCGTTTCAGTTCGCGCAAGCACGCTTCGCGGATGATGCCCATGGAAAAGCTGGTAACGAAGGTGCGGATCGCCAGGCGGCGCTGCGGCGCGGTGGCGATGATGGAGAAATCGCGCAGCCCTTCCAGCGACATCGCCAGCGTGCGCGGGATCGGCGTCGCGGTCAGCGTCAGCACGTCGACTTCGGCGCGCAGTTTTTTGAGCTGTTCCTTTTGCCGCACGCCGAAACGATGTTCCTCGTCGATGATGACCAGCCCCAGATTCTTGAAGTGCACATCTTTCTGAATCAGTTTGTGCGTGCCGATGATGATGTCGATTTCGCCTTTCCCGAGACCGGCCAGCGCTTGCGTTTGCTCCTTCGCGGAACGGAAACGCGACAGTTCGGCGATTCTGACCGGCCATTGATCGGCGATCAGACCAAAACGGTCGGAGAAATTCTGGAAATGTTGCTCGGCGAGCAGCGTGGTCGGCACCAGTACGGCGACTTGCTTGCCGTCGGCCACTGCGATAAATGCGGCGCGCAACGCCACTTCGGTTTTGCCGAAACCGACGTCGCCGCAAATCAGCCGGTCCATCGGCTTGCCGGAAGTCAAATCCTCGATCACCGACTTGATCGCCGCCGCTTGGTCGGGCGTTTCTTCGAAGCCGAAACCTTCGGCGAACGCCTCATAATCGTGCTGACGCAGCGAGAACTTGTGGCCTTCACGTGCGGCGCGCTGCGCATACAGATTCAGCAATTCCGCCGCAGTGTCGCGCACTTGCTGCATTGCCTTACGCTTGGCTTTATCCCATTGGCTGCTACCGAGCTTGTGCAGCGGTGCCGATTCCGGCGCTGCGCCGCTGTAGCGGCCGATCAGGTATAGCTGCGAAACCGGCACGTACAATTTGTCGCCGCCTTCGTATTCCAGCGCCAGAAATTCGCTGAGCTCGCCGGGGCCGCCTTCGCCGACATCCATGCTGACCAAGCCGAGATAGCGCCCGATGCCATGCTGTTCATGCACTACTGGATCGCCCGGTTTGATTTCCGACAAATCGCGCAGGATGTTGTCGGTCGATGTTATGGCTTTGCGCGACTCGCGTTCGCGGCGGCCGTGCATGTGCGTGGCGTACAGTTCGCTTTCGGTGACGAACGCGACTTTTGCGGCTTCATCGACAAAGCCGGTATGCAGCGGCGCAACGCCGAGCATGAAAGGTTCTTGGCTGCTCAAGAATGCGGCGAAATCCTGGCAAACCACCGGATGCAGGTCGTATTGCTGCAAATACTCGGCGACCAATTCGCGCCGCCCCATGCTTTCCGCTAGCAGCAACACCCGGCCACCGGTCATTTTGAACTGCGCGATGAATATTGCCAGCTTCTCCAATGGATTTTCCGCATGCCGGTTGACTTGCACCGGCGGCAGCGGTGCGCTGGTGTTTTCGCCGGTAACTTTGACATCTTGCGGCTTGACCAGCAGTTCGATGCGCGCGTACGGCTTAATCTGACCGAAGAAGCTGTCGCCGGTCAGGAACAGCTCGGTTGGCGGCAACAACGGCCGGTCGCTGTCACCGCGCATCAATTGGTAACGCGATTGCGTATCGCGCCAAAACTCATCGATGATCGGACGGACATCGTGATGCAAGCAGAGCAGCGTGTTGTCCGGCAAATAATCGAACAGTGTCGCGGTTTGCTCGAAAAACAGCGGCAAATAATACTCGATCCCGGCGGGTGTGCCACCTTTGCTGATGTCTTTGTAAATCTGCTTTTTCGACGGATCGCCTTCGAATTTCTCGCGGAAATTGCCGCGGAAAAACGTGCGCCCGGCTTCGTCGAGCGGAAACTCGCGCGCCGGTAACAGCCGGATTTCCTTGACCGGATAAATACTGCGCTGCGTATCGACATCGAAGGTGCGGATGGTATCGATGTCGTTGTCCATCAGGTCGATGCGGTACGGCAACGGACTGCCCATCGGATACAGATCGATCAAACCGCCGCGTACGCTGTATTCGCCCGGCGAAAATACTTGCGTGACATGCGAATAACCCGCCAAAGTCAGTTGGCTGCGCAATGCGGCGACATCCAGCGTTTCACCCTGCTTGAGAAAAAACGTGTGCGCGGCGAGATATTCGCGCGGCAGCATGCGGTACAGCGCGGTGGTCAGCGGCGCGATCAACACGTCGCATGCGCCGGTCATCACTTGATACAACGTTGCCAGCCGTTCGGACACCAGATCGTGATGCGGCGAGAAGGTATCGTACGGCAGCGTTTCCCAGTCCGGCAGCAAGTGCGTTCTCAATTCCGGCGCAAAATAGGGAATTTCCTCCAGCAGCCGCTGCGCATCCAACGCATTGGCGGTAATGATGGTAACCGGTTTCGCTTGCTGCGCGAGCTGCGCCAGGAACAACGCATCGCTGGAGCCAGCGAAGTGAGCATAACGAGTAACGGTGCCAGGTGTGGGTAGAGTGTACTGTTGTTGCATGGTGAACGTGCCAGTAGGCCGCGCCGGAAAATGAAGCGCGCGCAAAATCTGGCGTGAAGTCGAAAGCGTCATATTATATGCCAGTTTTAAGGTGCCTTTCTTTTAGGAACAAGTTGCGGTGGCAGATTGATTATAAAAGTACAAATTGTTGTGTTATTTGTCATTTGAAACTGCTTTGGATAGCGCTATTCTTAATACGCTGGTCATAAATGGCTGGTATTTATCGTAGAATATTGTTAATCAAGAAATAATGAGCGCTTTCATGAAACTGAAGATAAAGCGATGGACACAAAAATGGATTCTGTTTGCTTGCAGAATCATTGCGGTGGCGTGCTTGACGGCACCAACTTATGCGCAAAATATTTCCTCCATGATATTAACCGAAGAAAATCAGCAGAAAATCGAATTGGCCGTGTGGAAGTACGCTGTTGATACGCCGCTGCTGCTGAAAACAATCGACTGGTTCCGCGAACTGACAAAAGATTCGCGGGAGTCTGCCGCGCTTGCCGAGCTTTCCCGCCTGCAGTTCATGCATGCGCAGCTTGAGCAAGATAAAAACCGCCGCGTGCAACTGTTTGAGAATTGCATTGCCGTTGCCGACCGGGCACTCTTTTTGAATGCGAATGACGTGCGCGGGCTTTTCTGGAAAGCCGCCGCAATGGGAAAAATGGCTGAAGACAGCGGCATGGTAAATGCATTGCGCATGCTCCGTCCGATGGAGAATTTATTACTGAAAGTGGTCGCGCTGGACGAGCAGTATGAAAATGCCGGAGCGCATCGCGCGCTGGGCCGCATCTATCACAAACTGCCCGGATTCCCGATCAGCTTCGGCAGTAACCAGAAAGCGCTGATGCATCTCAAACGGGCGCATCAACTCTTCCCGCGCGACGTCATTACGCGCGCTTTCTATGCCGAGCTGCTGTATGACGAAGGCAGGAAGGATGAAGCGCGCAAGCATGCGGATTTCGTACTGGCAACCCCGATCGCCGAAGAAGATGCCTTGGAATTTGCCGAGTATGTCGATATTGCGCTGGGCATCATCAATAAAACTGGCGGCTCGGAATTTAAAGTGGGCAATAACTAACTTCTTCGCCCGATGGATTTATCAGCACACTGCACCGACCTACGTCCGGCTTTCTTTTTTTGATCTAACTCATTTCTAAGCCGGTCAAATCGGCTAAACTACCGCATCTATCCAATCTCCCGCCGAAGTTTTATGTCAGAAACAGTGATCGATTTGATCCGCCATGGCGCGCCCGCCGGCGGGCGCCGCTATCGCGGCCACGGCGTGGATGATCCATTGAGCGAAAAGGGATGGTCGCAAATGTGGCACGCTGTCGGAAACTATAATGACTGGGGTCACATCATCACTTCCCCGCTGCAGCGCTGCCAGGCATTTGCGTTTGCGCTCGGTGAGCGCCATGGGATCGATGTCACGATTGAATCGCGTT is part of the Gammaproteobacteria bacterium genome and encodes:
- a CDS encoding PEP-CTERM sorting domain-containing protein — translated: MKNRFKYSAAIMLFVLCSSANASLITIETGFSAAGAQVDALAYQALVDSAVATPSFGYGSTTIPVYDNISNHSLFPSGSFTDIAFKSTVDFYVSPANAGAWQIRAGVDFGHGGAIFVDGVAYDFKTNDMWWAGSYSDSSQYLSINSLTLAAGHHTLNLYGLEGCCDGFQQAQFRIGGSGDFATFSANDTLSPIPEPETHAMLLVGLGLLFFSVRRKK
- the mfd gene encoding transcription-repair coupling factor — its product is MQQQYTLPTPGTVTRYAHFAGSSDALFLAQLAQQAKPVTIITANALDAQRLLEEIPYFAPELRTHLLPDWETLPYDTFSPHHDLVSERLATLYQVMTGACDVLIAPLTTALYRMLPREYLAAHTFFLKQGETLDVAALRSQLTLAGYSHVTQVFSPGEYSVRGGLIDLYPMGSPLPYRIDLMDNDIDTIRTFDVDTQRSIYPVKEIRLLPAREFPLDEAGRTFFRGNFREKFEGDPSKKQIYKDISKGGTPAGIEYYLPLFFEQTATLFDYLPDNTLLCLHHDVRPIIDEFWRDTQSRYQLMRGDSDRPLLPPTELFLTGDSFFGQIKPYARIELLVKPQDVKVTGENTSAPLPPVQVNRHAENPLEKLAIFIAQFKMTGGRVLLLAESMGRRELVAEYLQQYDLHPVVCQDFAAFLSSQEPFMLGVAPLHTGFVDEAAKVAFVTESELYATHMHGRRERESRKAITSTDNILRDLSEIKPGDPVVHEQHGIGRYLGLVSMDVGEGGPGELSEFLALEYEGGDKLYVPVSQLYLIGRYSGAAPESAPLHKLGSSQWDKAKRKAMQQVRDTAAELLNLYAQRAAREGHKFSLRQHDYEAFAEGFGFEETPDQAAAIKSVIEDLTSGKPMDRLICGDVGFGKTEVALRAAFIAVADGKQVAVLVPTTLLAEQHFQNFSDRFGLIADQWPVRIAELSRFRSAKEQTQALAGLGKGEIDIIIGTHKLIQKDVHFKNLGLVIIDEEHRFGVRQKEQLKKLRAEVDVLTLTATPIPRTLAMSLEGLRDFSIIATAPQRRLAIRTFVTSFSMGIIREACLRELKRGGQIYFLHNEVSSIQLMYEKLTGLLPEARINVAHGQMPERELEHVMRDFYQQRFNILLCTTIIETGIDIPSANTIIINNAHKFGLAQLHQLRGRVGRSHHQAYAYLLTPPEEALGGQAKKRLEAIQAMEELGSGFYLAMHDLEIRGAGAVLSESQSGEMQEIGFSLYSSMLDTAIQSLKQDKEPDMQHPLGVATEINLHVPALLPEDYCHDIHERLVLYKRMANCTDNDQLDDMQRELIDRFGLLPNPARALLDCHRLRIIAKPLGITRIDASADSIQVQFIPNPPIDPLKIIQLIQSSREYSLSGQDRLKILVKIEDVNKRVMRIKELMQKLG